In the genome of Sciurus carolinensis chromosome 3, mSciCar1.2, whole genome shotgun sequence, one region contains:
- the Cryba1 gene encoding beta-crystallin A3 has translation METQTVQRELETLPTTKMAQTNPMPGSLGPWKITIYDQENFQGKRMEFTSSCPNVSERSFDNVRSLKVECGAWIGYEHTSFCGQQFILERGEYPRWDAWSGSNAYHIERLMSFRPICSANHKESKITIFEKENFIGRQWEICDDYPSLQAMGWFNNEVGSMKIQCGAWVCYQYPGYRGYQYILECDHHGGDYKHWREWGSHAQTSQIQSIRRIQQ, from the exons ATGGAGACCCAGACTGTGCAGCGGGAGCTGG AAACCCTTCCAACCACCAAGATGGCTCAGACCAACCCTATGCCTGGGTCCTTGGGGCCATGGAAG ATAACCATCTATGACCAGGAGAACTTCCAGGGCAAGAGGATGGAGTTCACCAGCTCCTGCCCAAATGTCTCTGAGCGCAGTTTTGATAATGTCAGGTCCCTCAAGGTGGAATGTGGCGC CTGGATTGGTTATGAGCATACCAGCTTCTGTGGACAACAGTTTATCCTGGAGAGAGGAGAATACCCTCGCTGGGATGCCTGGAGTGGGAGCAATGCCTACCACATTGAGCGTCTCATGTCCTTCCGCCCCATCTGTTCAGCT AATCATAAGGAGTCTAAAATTACCATCTTTGAGAAAGAGAACTTTATTGGACGCCAGTGGGAAATCTGTGACGACTACCCCTCCTTGCAAGCCATGGGTTGGTTCAACAACGAAGTTGGTTCCATGAAGATACAGTGTGGGGC CTGGGTTTGCTACCAGTATCCTGGATATCGTGGTTATCAGTATATCTTGGAATGTGACCATCATGGAGGAGACTATAAACACTGGAGAGAGTGGGGTTCTCATGCCCAGACATCCCAAATCCAATCGATTCGCCGTATCCAACAGTAG